Sequence from the Mesorhizobium sp. PAMC28654 genome:
GACTGAACGGTCAGGCCGATGCCCCGCGCCAGATCAGGATGACGTTTGGTTGAACGTCGTCCTGTTGCATCTCTTTGCTGGAGCATGATCTTTTCCGAAACCGGCTCCCCCTTTTCGGGATCATGGTTCTTATGCATGTCGTTATCCCAAAACGACCGCGCGTTTTTGGGCGGCATACATCAGCCGGCCTGTGCCTTCTGCTCATAGCACAGGAAGACGTTGCCATTGCCGAAGGCCTGCGACCGCGCCAGCTTCACGTCGAGCCGGTTGCCGATGCCTTCGAACATCGTCCTGCCGGCGCCGGGACGATGACGAACTGGTATTCGTCGATCAAGTCCTCCTCGGCCAACTGAGCGACGAGATTGCCGCTTCCCAGGATTGTCATGTGATTGCCCGGTTGCTGCTTCAGTTCGCGCAGCTTCGCGGCCGGTCCGCTTTTGACCAACTCGGTGTTGTTCCAACTTGCCGTGTCGAGCGTGCGGGAAAACACGATCTTCGGCATGGCGTTCATGCGTTCGGCCACCACCGGTGCGATCTGGGCGGCCATCGGCGTCGGCCAGAACTGGATCATCAGGTCGTAGGTAAGGCGGCCCAACACCAGCATGCCACCGCCCTTGGCATTGTCGGCGACGAAAGCGTTCCATTCCGGATCCTGGCTGTGCGCCCAGTCCATGGCGCCGTGTCCATCGGTGAAATAGCCGTTGAGCGATATGCTGTTGAATACGATCAGCTTGCGCATAAGTCGGTCCTATTTTGAGACATGAAGACTAGTTTCTGCTCTTGTTACTGGCGTTGGCACGCGGCAGCGGACGACCATTCCGGGGATGTTTTGCCTACAACTCCATGAACGGCTTGAAGCCGCCGAAGATCATGCGCTTGCCGTCGAACGGCATGGTCGCCCAGTCGGGCTTGAGGCGCATGTCGGCCATAACCTTGCCCATCACCGCATCGCGGCTCTCGCGCGATTCATAGACAACCCATGAGAAGACGACGAGCTCGTCTTCCCTGGCCTGAACGGCGCGCGGGAACGAGGTGACCTCGCCATAGGGGACGTCGTCGCCGACGCATTCGACATAGGCGAGCGCGCCATGCTCCATCCATACCGCACCGGCCATCCTCGCCAGCCTCTTGTAATCATCGATATTTGCCTTGGGCACGGCAAGCACGAAGCCATCGACATAGGACATTCTGGGTCTCCCTGGTTGGTGGAGGTTTTCCCTTCCCCCATGCGGGAGAAGGTGGCCGAGCGAAGCTCGGTCGGATGAGGGGTGTTCCAGCTTGGCGCCGACTTACCCGTCATCCGAATTGCAACGAGCAATTCGGGCCAATCCGACCTCTCCCACAGAGGGGAGAGGTGAACAGCCTCAGCCTTATTTCACCGGTGCGTTCATGGCCCAGGTCACGCCGAAAGGATCGCGCATCTGGCCCCAGCGGTCGCCCCAGAACATCACCTGGAGCGGCACCACTTCCTCGCAGCCGGCGGCGATGGCGCGCTTCCACCAGGTTTCGATGGTGTCGTCCTGCAGATGCAACTGCATGGTGTAGCCCTGCGGATTTTGATGCGGGTGGCCGTGCTCCGGATAGGCATCTCCCAGCATCAGCGTCGAGCCATTGATGTGGAGGTGGATGTGCATGGTGCGGCCCTTTTCGTCCGGCGGATAGGCAAACACCTGCTCGGCGCCGAAAGCCTTGCCGTAGAATTCGGCT
This genomic interval carries:
- a CDS encoding VOC family protein, which codes for MTDQTPVQPRAEVLGGLNPYLQVDGAFKAAEFYGKAFGAEQVFAYPPDEKGRTMHIHLHINGSTLMLGDAYPEHGHPHQNPQGYTMQLHLQDDTIETWWKRAIAAGCEEVVPLQVMFWGDRWGQMRDPFGVTWAMNAPVK
- a CDS encoding DUF1428 domain-containing protein, translating into MSYVDGFVLAVPKANIDDYKRLARMAGAVWMEHGALAYVECVGDDVPYGEVTSFPRAVQAREDELVVFSWVVYESRESRDAVMGKVMADMRLKPDWATMPFDGKRMIFGGFKPFMEL
- a CDS encoding dihydrofolate reductase family protein, translated to MRKLIVFNSISLNGYFTDGHGAMDWAHSQDPEWNAFVADNAKGGGMLVLGRLTYDLMIQFWPTPMAAQIAPVVAERMNAMPKIVFSRTLDTASWNNTELVKSGPAAKLRELKQQPGNHMTILGSGNLVAQLAEEDLIDEYQFVIVPAPAGRCSKASATGST